The following nucleotide sequence is from Rhabdothermincola sediminis.
GTCGCCTCGTACCGGCCGCGGACCGTGCTCGACGCCGGGTGCGGTACGGGCCGGGTGGCGATCGAGTTGCACCGCCGGGGGATCGAGGTGGTGGGTGCCGATCGCGACCCGTCGATGCTCGCCGTCGCCCGGGAGCGAGCCCCGGAGATCGAGTGGGTCCTGGCGGATCTGGCGTCGCTGGACCTGGGCCGGGCCTTCGACGTGGTCGTGCTGGCCGGCAACGTGCCGCTGTTCACCCCTCCGGGAACCGAAGCCGCGCTGGTGGCAGGCTGTGCCCGCCACGTCCGCACCGGCGGCCAGATGGTTGCTGGCTTCCAGCTCGGGCGGGGATACACCCTGGCCGACCACGACCGGTACTGCGGCACGGCCGGGCTGGTGCTCGTCGAGCGGTACGCGACCTGGGACCGGGAGCCCTTCGCCGACGGCGGGGACTACGCGGTGTCGATCCACCAGCGCCCCCCGGCACCCTGACCAGCCGAACCCCCGTTGGCTAGGGTGAGTCGTCCTTCGAGCGCGCGGGAGGGCCGATGAGTGGGCGTGTGCACCTCGAGATCGACGGCCACGTTGCCGTGATCACCAACGACAACCCGGACAAGCACAACGCCTTCGACGACGAGATGGACGTGCAGCTGTTCGCCGCGTTCGAGGAGGTGAGGAACCGCCCCGAGGTGCGCGCGGTGATCTGGCGCGGAGAGGGTCAGAGCTTCTCGTCAGGCCGTGACGTGGGCGCGATCGGCACGAACCGCACCCAGCTCACCCACCACCAGCTCATGCAGCGGGGTCACCGCGGCATCCAGACCGTCCTCGCGCTCGATGTGCCGGTCATCGTGGCCTGCAAGGGTTGGACGATCGGAGGATCGTTCCAACGGGCGTTGCTCTGCGACATCCGGGTCGCGGCCGAAGGTAGTCGCTTCAGGTTGCCGGAGGTCACCCACGGCGTGATACCGGACACCGGTGGGGTGGCTCGCCTGTACCAGATGGCCGGTCACGGGCTGGTGAGCGACATGGTGTTCACCGGGCGGGTGCTGACCGCGGAGGAGGCCCTCCACCACGGCGTGGTCAGCCGTGTCGTCCCGCTCGACACCCTCGATGAGGTGGTGCGCGAGATGGCGGGCGCCATCGCGGCCGCTCCGCCTCTCA
It contains:
- a CDS encoding class I SAM-dependent methyltransferase; its protein translation is MTLGRGFDGARYQERFDQLQAQGVDIHGEANLVASYRPRTVLDAGCGTGRVAIELHRRGIEVVGADRDPSMLAVARERAPEIEWVLADLASLDLGRAFDVVVLAGNVPLFTPPGTEAALVAGCARHVRTGGQMVAGFQLGRGYTLADHDRYCGTAGLVLVERYATWDREPFADGGDYAVSIHQRPPAP
- a CDS encoding enoyl-CoA hydratase/isomerase family protein, with the translated sequence MSGRVHLEIDGHVAVITNDNPDKHNAFDDEMDVQLFAAFEEVRNRPEVRAVIWRGEGQSFSSGRDVGAIGTNRTQLTHHQLMQRGHRGIQTVLALDVPVIVACKGWTIGGSFQRALLCDIRVAAEGSRFRLPEVTHGVIPDTGGVARLYQMAGHGLVSDMVFTGRVLTAEEALHHGVVSRVVPLDTLDEVVREMAGAIAAAPPLTVKLARRVIANLADPEVLASMEEELLAQTVIATSADFAEFKASKAEGREPRYVRG